TTGCCGCGCGGCACCCACGACTTCAAGAAATTCATCCGCCCTTCCGAGCTGGGGGCCTGGAGCCGCCAGGCCGGGCTGACCGTCAAGGACATCATCGGCCTGACCTACAACCCGCTGACCAAGCACTACAAGCTGGCCAACGACGTCGACGTCAATTACATGATCCAGACCCTGCGCGAGGAGTAAGCCTGTGAAGCTGCGAGCGGTTCTCTTCGATATGGACGGCACCCTGCTGGACACGGCGCCGGACTTTATCGCCATCTGCCAGGCCATGCGCGCCGATCGGGGCCTGGCGCCGATCAACGACCAGCACATTCGCGACGAAATCTCCGGCGGTGCGCGGGCGATGGTCGCGGTGACGTTCTCGATGGACCCGGAGTCGCCGGGTTTCGAGGAGCTGCGCCAGGAATTCCTTGAGCGCTACCTCAAGGGCTGCGCGGTCCATAGCAAGCTGTTCGACGGTATGAGCGAGCTGCTGGCGGACATCGAGAAGGCCAACCTGATCTGGGGCGTGGTCACCAACAAGCCGGTGCGCTTTGCCGAGCCGATCATGCAGCAACTGGGCCTGGCCGAGCGTTCTGCGCTGCTGATCTGCCCGGACCATGTAAAGAACAGCAAACCGGACCCGGAGCCGCTGATCCTGGCGTGCAAGATGCTCGACCTCGACCCTGCCAGCGTGCTGTTCGTGGGCGACGACCTGCGCGATATCGAATCCGGCCGCGACGCCGGCACGCGCACGGCGGCGGTCACCTATGGCTATATCCACCCGGACGACAACCCACATCATTGGGGCGCAGATGTGGTGGTGGATCACCCACTGGAACTGCGCAAGGTGCTGGATAACGCGCTATGCAGTTGCTGATGGCTCACCGATCCAGCTGACCTATGAAGCTCCCCCTCCCACAGGGTATCTCCACCGGTCTCAAGTTTTGTGCTGAAACATGTTGAATTCTGTCGAGGCTATTTATGTTTGATTACTCCGCACGTCCAGAACTGCTCAAAGGCCGGGTCATCCTGGTGACCGGCGCCGGTCGCGGGATTGGCGCGGCAGCGGCGAAAACCTATGCCGCCCACGGCGCCACCGTGCTGTTGCTGGGCAAGACCGAAGCCAACCTGGCCCAGGTGTATGACGAAATCGAAGCCGCCGGCCACCCGCAACCGGTGGTGATCCCGTTCAACCTGGAAACCGCCCTGCCCCATCAATACGATGAGTTGGCGGCGATGATCGAGAAAGAGTTCGGCCACCTCGACGGCCTGCTGCACAACGCCTCGATCATCGGCCCCCGCACGCCGATCGAGCAGTTGTCCGGCGAGAACTTCATGCGTGTGATGCATGTGAACGTCAATGCGATGTTTATGCTGACCAGCACCTTGCTGCCATTGCTCAAACTGTCCCAGGATGCGTCAGTGGTGTTCACCTCCAGCAGCGTCGGGCGCAAAGGCCGCGCGTACTGGGGCGCGTATGGCGTGTCCAAGTTTGCCACTGAAGGCCTGATGCAGACCCTGGCCGACGAACTGGAGGATGTGGCGGCGGTACGCGCCAACAGCGTCAACCCAGGCGGCACCCGCACCAGCATGCGTGCCCAGGCCTATCCAGGGGAAAACCCGATGGAAAGGCCGGCACCGGAAGAGATCATGCCGGTGTACCTGTACTTGATGGGGCCGGACAGTGCCGGCGTGAATGGGCAGGCATTCGATGCCCAGTAACAACTGACACAACTGGAACAAAATGTGGGAGGGGCAAGCCCCCTCCCACACTTGTATTGCGCGGTTGCCGAATGCTTAGTTTTTCACGACTTCTTCCAGGGTGAAACGGCCCAGCGGGTTTTGCAGGAAGTTGCTCACATTCTTGCGTGAGATATTGATGTAAGGGCTGTAGTACAGGTCGATCCAGTTCACATCCTGCTTGGCCAGTTTCTGCAGTTCCACATACATCTGCTCACGCTTGGCCGGGTCGGCTTCGATGCGGGCTGCGGCGACCAGGTCCTTGACCTTGTCGTTCTTGTAGCGGGTCATATAGTTCTGGTTGGTGTCGTGGCCCAGCACGAAGGTGGTCTTCTGGTCCGGGTCGAGGATGTCGTTGGTCCAGTACATCACCGAAATGTCGTACTCACCGTCCACCAGCATCTGCCAGCTCTGGGTCGGGTCGACCTTCTGCAGGTTGGCGGTCACGCCGACCTTGGCCAACTGGTCCTTGATAATCACCGCGATCTGCTCATCGGCTTCGTTGCCGGCATTGACCACATAGTTGAGTTTCAAGTCCTTGGCACCGGCCTGTTCCAGCAGCTTCTTGGCGGCGGTGGGGTCATACGGGCGCTGCAGGTTATTGGGGTAGTGGTACAGCGAGCCTTTCGGGATGTAGGAATAAGCCACGGTGCCCTGGCCGTACGTGACGGTTTTGACCAGCGATTGCTTATCGATGGACATGTCCAGCGCCTGGCGCACTTCGGGTTTGGCCAACAGGCCGTGGGCATGGTTGATCAACAAGTGATCTTCACGGGTGGACGGGTCGGCGTGGACCACCACGTTTTTGTCTTTCTTCAACTCTTCAACTCGAGAGAACGGCACGAAGATCGCGGTATCGAGTTCGTCGTTCTGCACCATGCGCATACGGGTGTTGTCGTCGGTCACCGAGACCCACTCCACACCGTCCAGGCTTACCTTTTGAGCCTGCCAGAAGTTCGGGTTCTTCTTGAGGATCACCCGATCGCCCTTGCGCCACTCTTCTACCGTAAACGCACCGGACGTCACCGGGTTTTCCGAGTAGGCGTCTTCGCCCATGGAGGTCATGGCTTTTTCGGACAGGATCGACACCGTCGGCGAAGCAAGTTGGGAGAGGAAGGCCACCGCCGGGGTCTTGAGCGTGACCACCAGGGTTTTCGGGTCGGCGGCCGTGGCCGTGTTGATCAGACTGAACGGGTCAGCCCACAGCGAAGCCTTGTTGTCGCGGATGCGCAACAGGCTGAAAGCGGCGTCGGCGGCGGTGATCGGCGAGCCATCGGAGAATTTCGCGTCACGCAGCTTGAAGGTATAGGTCAGGCCGTCCTTGGATATCTCCCAGCTTTCAGCCAGGCCCGGTTCCATCTTGGTGCCCAGGTTGTCTACGCGCACCAGGGTGTCGTAGACGTTGGCAAACACCCAGGTATCGCGGTTCTGCGCGCTTTTGATCGGGTCGAACGTGGTGCTGTCTTCACGGCAACCGATGGTGAGTACACCGGCGGCCTGGGCGAAACCGGCGGTCAGCGACCAGGCGGTCAGCGTGGCGGCGGCGAGTAACTTCAAGTGGCGGGATTGCATGTCATAACTCCTTGTTCATGAATGGCAGAGGGTTAAAGCAAAGGCGTTTCAAGCACGCAACTGTACCGGTGCTCGTGCAGGTGGTGGGTAGGCGGCAACGCTACGGAACACATTGCCCGCGCATGCCGGCAACGCGGGTGGAAGGCACAGCCGGTCGGTAAATTCAGCGGGCTTGGCGGCTCGCCCGGCAGGGGTTCGGCCGGCAATGGCCGCTGCGGGTCGATCTGCGGGATCGCCTCGATCAAGGCTGCCGTGTACGGATGGCGCGGCGACGTGAAC
The sequence above is drawn from the Pseudomonas quebecensis genome and encodes:
- a CDS encoding YciK family oxidoreductase; translated protein: MFDYSARPELLKGRVILVTGAGRGIGAAAAKTYAAHGATVLLLGKTEANLAQVYDEIEAAGHPQPVVIPFNLETALPHQYDELAAMIEKEFGHLDGLLHNASIIGPRTPIEQLSGENFMRVMHVNVNAMFMLTSTLLPLLKLSQDASVVFTSSSVGRKGRAYWGAYGVSKFATEGLMQTLADELEDVAAVRANSVNPGGTRTSMRAQAYPGENPMERPAPEEIMPVYLYLMGPDSAGVNGQAFDAQ
- the mupP gene encoding N-acetylmuramic acid 6-phosphate phosphatase MupP; translated protein: MKLRAVLFDMDGTLLDTAPDFIAICQAMRADRGLAPINDQHIRDEISGGARAMVAVTFSMDPESPGFEELRQEFLERYLKGCAVHSKLFDGMSELLADIEKANLIWGVVTNKPVRFAEPIMQQLGLAERSALLICPDHVKNSKPDPEPLILACKMLDLDPASVLFVGDDLRDIESGRDAGTRTAAVTYGYIHPDDNPHHWGADVVVDHPLELRKVLDNALCSC
- a CDS encoding ABC transporter substrate-binding protein, which encodes MQSRHLKLLAAATLTAWSLTAGFAQAAGVLTIGCREDSTTFDPIKSAQNRDTWVFANVYDTLVRVDNLGTKMEPGLAESWEISKDGLTYTFKLRDAKFSDGSPITAADAAFSLLRIRDNKASLWADPFSLINTATAADPKTLVVTLKTPAVAFLSQLASPTVSILSEKAMTSMGEDAYSENPVTSGAFTVEEWRKGDRVILKKNPNFWQAQKVSLDGVEWVSVTDDNTRMRMVQNDELDTAIFVPFSRVEELKKDKNVVVHADPSTREDHLLINHAHGLLAKPEVRQALDMSIDKQSLVKTVTYGQGTVAYSYIPKGSLYHYPNNLQRPYDPTAAKKLLEQAGAKDLKLNYVVNAGNEADEQIAVIIKDQLAKVGVTANLQKVDPTQSWQMLVDGEYDISVMYWTNDILDPDQKTTFVLGHDTNQNYMTRYKNDKVKDLVAAARIEADPAKREQMYVELQKLAKQDVNWIDLYYSPYINISRKNVSNFLQNPLGRFTLEEVVKN